The window GAGCGCTAAAGGAGAACGGGTACGACGACCTAAAATAGTTGCATCAATATTACGAAGGCGTTGGACAACACATACAGGAGCAGCAGTGATTACTTCTCCTCCGATGATATTAGTAGTCTTTGACATGAGGATAAAGATGAATGTGAACGTGAATGTGAACGTGAATGTGAAGATGACATAAAATTCCCTCCTTTCAAGTTATCTTGTATAGAGTATGAAAGGAGAGAAGAGCTTGTATAGGTTAATATATGAAAGATAATGAAAAAAGGGGAAAGTTCAATATGAACTTACCCTTTTTTATTACTTAATAAATGTAAACAAAAATCTAAATCAAGTTCAAGATGTTGCTGCATAAGTTGTTCTGCCGTTTGTCCAGCTCTAGCTTTGATGGCCTCGTAAATATTTTCGTGTTCTTCAATTAAGAACGGCCGGTTATAAAAAACCACTGTTCTACGAAATAAGTAAATAATAGACTTCATCCGATCAATGATATCGATCATGACTGGATTATTACTCGCATTGACAATAATTTCGTGAAAACGCTCGTTTGCTTTCATAATTTCATCAAATGACCCCGTTTTGCCTATCTCCACACATTCCCTAAGAGATTGTAGTTCATTTTCAGGAAGATAGGATGCAGCGCACTTAGCAGAATGCCCTTCCAACAGGATACGGACCTGAAACATGTTGCGTAAATCTACTTCCGAAGGCTTTACGATCTTTTTTTTAACAATAAGTCCCTCATTTTCTAATCGACGAATTGATTCCCGGATTGGTGTTCGACTAAATCCCAAGTCAGCTGCAAGTTTTTCCTCTACTATTTTCGTTCCTCCAGGAAGTTCACCATTTAAGATCCTGTCGCGAATGATTTCATAGGATTGATGGTAAGCAGGTCCAGACCTCTCAGTATTCCCTTGCAAGTAATTCACCTCTT of the Bacillus sp. 1NLA3E genome contains:
- a CDS encoding GntR family transcriptional regulator, with translation MQGNTERSGPAYHQSYEIIRDRILNGELPGGTKIVEEKLAADLGFSRTPIRESIRRLENEGLIVKKKIVKPSEVDLRNMFQVRILLEGHSAKCAASYLPENELQSLRECVEIGKTGSFDEIMKANERFHEIIVNASNNPVMIDIIDRMKSIIYLFRRTVVFYNRPFLIEEHENIYEAIKARAGQTAEQLMQQHLELDLDFCLHLLSNKKG